CATAGCTTCTGCAGAGCGGTTTATCGAAGTTCTCCATCTTTGCCGAAACAGAAACAGGATCGCCGATATCAGCGTCCCGGCGTGGCCGATCCCAACCCAGAAGACAAAGTTGGTGATATCGAACGCCCAGCCGACGGTTTTGTTGAGTCCCCAGGTACCGATGCCGACCTTCAGCTGGTATCCCACTGCAATCACACCGATTATCAGCACGGTAAATGAAGTCAGAAATGCGCCCCACCAGAGCGGCGTGGCCTTGTTTTCGAGGGGTTCGGCGACATCTTCGGTGACATCGCTATAATTTTTGTCGCCCCCGATGAGCGGCTTGCGCAGTATCGAATACAACTTATGCATGGGAATCACCGTCCTCCGTTGATTCCCGGTTCCGCACCATCGAGAGGTAACCTGTAGTCGGCCGGAAATTCATCTTTTCCAGTATGCGATAATGTCTGGGATTCTCCATTGTCCTCGCGATTTTGCTTTCGGGATCGTTCATATCTCCGAAAATGATGGCATCTGTGGGACATGACTGCTGGCACGCCAACTGGATATCGCCATCCTGCAATTCGACTCCGTTCGCCTTCGCCTCATTTTTGGCTTCCTGGATGCGCTGGACGCAGAGCGAGCATTTCTCCATCACGCCCCGGGACCGAACTGTCACATCCGGGTTCAGGGCCATCCGCTCCACTTCGTCGCCGTGATCATAGTCGAACCAGTTGAACCGCCGTACCTTGTAGGGACAGTTATTCGCGCAGTATCGCGTCCCGACGCACCGGTTGTAAATCTGCTGGTTCAGCCCCTCCTCGCTGTGTACGGTGGCCAGCACCGGACAGACCGGCTCGCACGGCGCATGGTCACAGTGTTGGCACATCATCGGCTGATG
The DNA window shown above is from Candidatus Neomarinimicrobiota bacterium and carries:
- a CDS encoding 4Fe-4S dicluster domain-containing protein, encoding TQTHHTLDIPEKFGGADRQMVRESTLSEFAEHPTHESGHSQEDLQLWPNDFEYDEGHHWGMAIDLNKCTGCSACLVSCNAENNVPVVGKDEVRRRREMHWIRIDRYYSGSEENPDVSHQPMMCQHCDHAPCEPVCPVLATVHSEEGLNQQIYNRCVGTRYCANNCPYKVRRFNWFDYDHGDEVERMALNPDVTVRSRGVMEKCSLCVQRIQEAKNEAKANGVELQDGDIQLACQQSCPTDAIIFGDMNDPESKIARTMENPRHYRILEKMNFRPTTGYLSMVRNRESTEDGDSHA